A genome region from Gloeocapsopsis sp. IPPAS B-1203 includes the following:
- a CDS encoding HAMP domain-containing sensor histidine kinase: MALLEFFLGLAVGLGIWFWQYTQFQKRLQQVLRRLPSEATEIALPSINLLQRAIVKQKEDNTQLQAKIDLCEYLLEVAPVGHLQVDEENQLLCCNPQAQQLLNIQRWKAGQYRLLLELVRSYELDHLIEQTRDRQQPQAIEWVFHPTFTNAVSLGEAQPRTLRAYSYPLPEGRVSVFIENRQPLVDIAASRDRTLSDLAHELKTPLTSIRLIAETLEQQLEPPLQRWAERILPEIDRLIKLVQEWLELNQLETNSKLNRQSLELRSLINTVWESLEPLAQNKKMQLSYSGLEAVWLKADESRLYRLFLNIFDNSIKYSPPEGKIEVKLSLIAADQVQIDIIDSGSGFPSTDLPHVFDRLYRGDPSRTRQPLTHPSCSISAGSGLGLAIARQIVLAHGGTIKAMNHPQSGAWLQVLLPGVLANPQN, from the coding sequence ATGGCGTTGTTGGAATTCTTTTTGGGGCTAGCTGTAGGACTTGGAATTTGGTTTTGGCAATATACCCAATTCCAGAAAAGACTACAGCAAGTATTGCGCAGGCTTCCCTCTGAAGCCACAGAAATTGCGCTACCGTCGATCAATTTATTACAAAGGGCAATTGTCAAACAAAAAGAAGACAACACTCAACTCCAAGCAAAAATTGATTTATGTGAATACCTCTTAGAAGTTGCACCTGTAGGTCATCTACAAGTAGATGAGGAGAACCAATTATTGTGTTGTAACCCACAGGCACAGCAATTATTAAACATCCAAAGGTGGAAAGCAGGACAATATAGGTTACTTTTAGAACTTGTACGCTCGTATGAACTAGATCATCTCATTGAGCAAACACGCGATCGCCAACAACCACAAGCAATAGAATGGGTATTCCATCCAACTTTCACAAATGCTGTTTCACTCGGAGAGGCTCAACCGCGTACTTTACGAGCTTATAGCTATCCTTTACCTGAAGGGAGAGTTAGTGTATTTATTGAAAATCGTCAACCGTTGGTAGACATAGCAGCTTCCCGCGATCGCACACTTTCCGATTTAGCCCACGAATTAAAAACGCCGCTAACCTCAATTCGTCTCATTGCTGAAACTTTAGAGCAACAGTTAGAACCACCACTGCAACGCTGGGCTGAACGCATTCTTCCTGAAATTGATCGCTTAATTAAATTAGTTCAAGAATGGTTAGAACTCAATCAACTCGAAACAAATAGTAAATTAAATCGCCAAAGCTTAGAACTGCGATCGCTTATCAATACTGTATGGGAAAGCCTCGAACCTTTAGCCCAAAATAAAAAGATGCAATTGAGCTATTCTGGACTCGAAGCTGTGTGGCTCAAAGCCGATGAATCGCGTCTTTATCGCCTGTTCTTGAACATCTTTGATAACAGCATTAAGTACAGTCCTCCTGAAGGAAAAATTGAAGTCAAACTCAGTTTAATCGCAGCAGATCAAGTACAAATTGATATTATTGATTCTGGTTCAGGTTTTCCTAGCACTGATTTACCCCATGTGTTTGATCGACTTTACCGAGGAGATCCCTCACGCACTCGACAACCGTTAACTCATCCTAGTTGTTCTATAAGTGCAGGTTCTGGTTTAGGTTTAGCGATCGCGCGGCAAATTGTCTTAGCTCACGGCGGTACCATAAAAGCAATGAATCATCCCCAAAGTGGTGCTTGGTTACAAGTTTTGCTTCCAGGGGTATTAGCAAATCCTCAAAATTAG
- a CDS encoding response regulator transcription factor produces MFTLEPAKCPPRAEIGQMSRILVVEDEELIREMLVLALEAEGYAIATAADGRNALSLLQNSDATQGEVPFDLLILDLMLPQINGLDVCRLLRHQGNQIPILILSAKGSETDRVLGLEVGADDYISKPFSMRELVARCRALLRRQRFNSLPQLPLLQFKDVTLYSQECRVTVRGEEVNLSPKEFRLLELFITYPRRVWSREQLLDQVWGADFVGDSKTVDVHIRWLREKLEKDPSHPEYIITVRGFGYRFG; encoded by the coding sequence ATGTTTACTCTTGAACCAGCCAAGTGTCCTCCGAGGGCAGAAATTGGGCAAATGAGCCGCATCTTAGTTGTAGAGGACGAAGAGCTAATCCGCGAAATGCTTGTTCTCGCGTTAGAGGCTGAAGGTTATGCGATCGCAACTGCTGCAGATGGCAGAAATGCGTTATCTTTGTTGCAAAATAGCGATGCAACTCAAGGCGAAGTACCTTTTGACCTATTAATTTTGGACTTAATGCTACCTCAAATTAATGGTCTAGATGTCTGTCGCTTACTGCGTCATCAAGGAAACCAAATACCTATCCTCATCCTGAGTGCAAAAGGTAGCGAAACAGATCGCGTATTAGGTTTAGAAGTCGGAGCCGACGACTATATCAGCAAGCCCTTTAGTATGCGGGAACTCGTGGCTCGTTGTCGGGCTTTGTTGCGTCGCCAACGCTTCAACAGCTTACCTCAATTGCCACTGCTTCAGTTCAAAGATGTCACGCTCTATTCTCAAGAGTGTCGCGTTACTGTGCGTGGTGAAGAAGTGAATCTTTCACCTAAAGAGTTTCGTTTACTCGAACTATTTATCACATATCCCCGCCGAGTTTGGTCGCGCGAGCAATTACTCGATCAAGTTTGGGGTGCAGATTTTGTCGGAGATAGTAAAACGGTCGATGTTCACATTCGTTGGCTACGGGAAAAATTAGAAAAAGATCCCAGCCATCCCGAATACATCATTACTGTACGCGGCTTCGGCTACCGATTTGGGTAG
- a CDS encoding FAD/NAD(P)-binding protein produces MVATSLPHNTDIAVIGAGPHAMTVVTHLLQKRQQLRQRLLVFDPSGTWMQQWQNQFAAFEIPHLRSPAVHHPDPNPFALRQFAQSRSHELYPPYDLPGTLLFQDFCQELIRRWSLQQHIVTAKVIRIEPIKQNLRSRFRLWLHNDQSIVARRVILATGGGTPQIPDWVQQIASPYPPEKLCHSCHVDLRHLQLHGETILIIGGGLTSGHLALGAIARGAKVILMSRRNLQEKLFDADPGWLGPKYLKNFWAESDWQTRAELIHNARNGGSMTPAIMTQLRRAQHHTQIKLIEKCQVSCATWQSNSWQVSCDDNSKHECDRIWLATGTKTDITAEPLLTQIIEQYPIPTAKGLPVLDSHLRWVGSELFITGGLAALQVGPVARNLSGARMASERIVPALRKPSLSFSYQ; encoded by the coding sequence ATGGTAGCAACCTCACTACCTCACAACACAGATATTGCAGTCATCGGCGCGGGACCTCATGCGATGACTGTAGTAACGCATTTGTTACAAAAACGCCAGCAACTACGTCAGCGGTTATTAGTCTTCGATCCCAGTGGAACCTGGATGCAACAATGGCAAAATCAATTTGCTGCATTTGAGATTCCGCATTTAAGATCGCCTGCGGTACATCATCCCGATCCCAACCCTTTTGCTTTAAGGCAATTTGCCCAATCGCGATCGCACGAACTCTATCCTCCATACGATTTACCAGGAACCTTATTATTTCAAGATTTTTGTCAAGAATTAATTCGCCGTTGGTCATTGCAGCAGCACATTGTCACTGCTAAAGTCATCCGCATTGAACCAATTAAACAAAACTTGCGATCGCGATTTCGTCTGTGGTTGCACAACGATCAATCAATTGTCGCGCGACGAGTTATTCTCGCAACTGGTGGCGGAACGCCTCAAATTCCCGATTGGGTGCAACAAATTGCATCACCATATCCACCAGAAAAACTTTGCCATTCTTGTCATGTCGATCTCCGTCATTTACAGCTACACGGAGAAACAATCCTCATCATCGGCGGTGGCTTAACAAGTGGACATTTAGCTTTAGGCGCGATCGCCCGTGGTGCCAAAGTTATCTTAATGTCACGCCGCAACCTGCAAGAAAAATTATTTGATGCCGATCCTGGCTGGCTAGGACCAAAATATCTAAAAAACTTTTGGGCAGAATCTGATTGGCAAACCCGCGCCGAATTAATTCACAATGCGAGAAATGGTGGTTCCATGACACCAGCAATTATGACACAACTACGCCGTGCCCAACATCATACGCAGATTAAATTAATAGAAAAATGTCAAGTATCCTGCGCTACATGGCAATCTAACTCTTGGCAGGTTTCTTGTGACGATAACAGTAAACATGAGTGCGATCGCATTTGGCTTGCTACAGGGACAAAAACCGACATCACCGCCGAACCCTTACTCACACAAATCATTGAACAGTATCCGATTCCTACCGCCAAAGGTTTACCCGTTTTAGATTCTCACTTACGCTGGGTAGGTTCCGAATTGTTCATTACCGGAGGATTAGCCGCACTGCAAGTCGGACCTGTAGCTCGTAATTTATCAGGTGCGAGAATGGCTAGTGAAAGAATTGTTCCAGCACTGCGAAAACCCAGTCTCTCTTTTTCTTACCAATAA
- a CDS encoding GTP-binding protein, whose translation MTQLITAVAGLPGVGKTNWIRQQLTQQPTLYFSPATRIGIDQTRLAVEFPHVQVLADDQQTQLWQLASGVSAYIELGYHLDLAKIAPLLDTLNCHRVAIVSAGTQDADWDEWADEIIVSSLGATNATSLWVANTTGHVIDPDSLEVFWYELTQGAYGVVSRAKGIFELADGLSVYGDFVAGMQPKEFDELNLPRWLEGRPQRLSGIEVWGNQLDEAAIAQTFQDCCLSDVAIRHYQQQVKEMLAEEAMI comes from the coding sequence GTGACGCAATTGATTACTGCTGTGGCTGGACTTCCTGGTGTAGGCAAGACAAACTGGATTCGCCAGCAATTGACTCAACAACCAACACTCTATTTTTCACCTGCAACGCGAATAGGTATCGACCAAACTCGTTTAGCAGTGGAGTTTCCTCATGTACAAGTTTTAGCTGACGACCAACAGACACAACTATGGCAGCTTGCTTCTGGAGTGAGTGCTTATATAGAGTTGGGATACCACTTAGACTTAGCCAAAATAGCGCCGCTACTCGATACTCTCAACTGTCATCGCGTGGCGATCGTTTCTGCGGGAACGCAAGATGCTGATTGGGATGAATGGGCTGATGAGATTATTGTAAGTTCATTAGGTGCAACTAATGCAACTTCGTTATGGGTTGCAAACACAACAGGTCATGTGATTGATCCTGATAGTTTAGAGGTTTTTTGGTACGAACTGACGCAAGGGGCTTATGGTGTTGTGTCGCGTGCTAAAGGAATTTTTGAGCTTGCTGATGGGTTATCAGTTTATGGCGATTTTGTGGCAGGGATGCAACCAAAAGAATTTGATGAGTTAAATTTACCACGTTGGCTGGAAGGAAGACCACAGAGATTGAGTGGCATAGAGGTTTGGGGAAATCAATTAGATGAAGCCGCGATCGCCCAAACTTTTCAAGATTGTTGTTTATCAGATGTGGCGATTCGCCACTATCAACAACAAGTAAAAGAAATGTTAGCTGAGGAGGCTATGATATGA
- a CDS encoding metallophosphoesterase family protein, whose product MKLAVMSCIHGNLPALDAVLADITQQKAEKIYCVGDLVGYGPYPNEVVERIRTLNIPTCTGCWDEDVVEGLNACECSYPSLLAEKRGMAAHAWTNQEVTPETRKFLAQLPDSLHEGNLCFVHGSPYSAHEYLLPDMDAFVAMERVLVTGADVLFCGHTHVPYVRSLNHGQLQICVTSPSSDSKQLSFTAPFKQIVNVGSVGEPRHGRPNATYVLYDTETQQVMLREVSYDYQKTCAAIIEKGLPPIFAWRLAKGLEYAERAEDPTHVCAR is encoded by the coding sequence ATGAAATTAGCCGTTATGTCGTGTATTCATGGCAATTTACCGGCATTAGATGCCGTTTTAGCTGATATTACTCAACAAAAAGCTGAAAAAATATACTGCGTGGGAGATTTAGTTGGTTATGGTCCTTATCCTAATGAAGTTGTCGAACGCATCCGCACATTAAATATTCCGACGTGTACGGGTTGCTGGGATGAAGATGTTGTAGAAGGACTCAATGCTTGTGAGTGTAGCTATCCTTCATTATTAGCCGAAAAACGCGGTATGGCTGCCCATGCGTGGACAAATCAGGAGGTGACACCAGAAACACGCAAATTTTTAGCGCAATTGCCGGACAGTTTACACGAAGGTAATCTTTGTTTCGTTCATGGTAGCCCTTATAGCGCTCACGAATATCTTTTACCTGATATGGATGCTTTTGTCGCGATGGAACGCGTACTTGTCACAGGGGCGGATGTGCTATTCTGCGGACATACTCATGTACCTTATGTGCGATCGCTCAATCATGGACAACTGCAAATTTGCGTTACTAGTCCAAGTAGTGATTCAAAGCAATTGAGTTTTACTGCACCTTTTAAGCAGATTGTGAATGTTGGTTCAGTAGGAGAACCACGCCACGGACGCCCAAATGCAACTTACGTTCTCTATGATACAGAGACACAACAGGTGATGCTCCGCGAAGTTTCCTACGATTATCAAAAAACTTGTGCAGCAATTATTGAAAAAGGTTTACCGCCTATTTTTGCTTGGCGTTTAGCAAAAGGATTGGAATATGCAGAAAGGGCTGAAGATCCGACGCATGTATGTGCGCGTTGA
- a CDS encoding metallophosphatase, with product MGYWAILSGIEGNLAAYEAVLADIKQRDVAEIYILGDLVGPHPDCEKLVQRIQNPLSGELQPQVCKGWWEEQCLILHGVGATGDASELTQKYGAETIELLWKSISRQTVEWLRQLDFGFHDSDCLLVHGSTLGVDDELSPETPAPQMLDRLLRGEAKTLLCGRSGLAFQYQVQSGSMTASVTTLDEYTSPCAIAAQPCQVVGVGNVGRLPEIAIYTLFEPTTSSVCFETVNYSVGKSD from the coding sequence ATGGGTTACTGGGCAATTTTAAGTGGTATTGAAGGTAATTTAGCGGCTTATGAAGCTGTACTTGCGGATATTAAACAAAGGGATGTCGCAGAGATTTATATTTTAGGAGATTTAGTCGGACCACATCCAGACTGCGAAAAATTGGTACAGCGAATTCAAAATCCTCTTTCTGGAGAATTGCAACCTCAAGTATGCAAAGGATGGTGGGAGGAACAATGTCTAATTTTGCATGGTGTTGGTGCAACTGGAGATGCGAGTGAGTTAACTCAAAAATATGGTGCTGAAACTATTGAATTGTTGTGGAAATCTATTTCTCGCCAAACAGTGGAATGGCTGCGTCAGCTTGATTTTGGTTTTCACGATTCAGATTGTTTATTAGTTCATGGCAGTACTCTGGGTGTTGATGATGAATTGTCTCCCGAAACACCTGCACCGCAAATGCTCGATCGCCTATTGCGTGGAGAGGCAAAGACTCTATTGTGTGGGCGTTCTGGATTGGCTTTTCAGTATCAAGTGCAATCAGGTTCGATGACAGCAAGTGTAACGACGTTGGATGAGTATACATCACCGTGTGCGATCGCCGCACAACCATGCCAAGTTGTTGGGGTAGGTAATGTAGGACGATTGCCAGAAATTGCTATTTATACCTTGTTTGAACCAACGACTAGTTCTGTATGCTTTGAAACAGTTAATTACTCAGTGGGAAAAAGCGATTAA